A stretch of Paracoccus sp. N5 DNA encodes these proteins:
- the radC gene encoding DNA repair protein RadC: MDKNRAFQEAPLPLFSSARPAGDEAAPPAPPLAPGGRVPSYIADHRARLRDRFMQGGAEAMPDYELLELLLFRAIPRQDVKPLARRLLDRFGDFNRVISAPPVRLSEVAGVGPAVVQELKIVAAAAQRLARSRVIQRPVLTSWDALLDYCHTAMAHGEIEQFRVLYLDRKNVLIADEEQARGTVDHVPVYPREIMRRALELTASALILVHNHPSGDPTPSQADIAMTGRIVAAAEVMGIAVHDHLIIGKSRELSFRSEGLL; the protein is encoded by the coding sequence ATGGACAAGAATCGCGCCTTTCAGGAAGCCCCGCTGCCACTCTTCTCCTCGGCCCGGCCAGCCGGGGATGAGGCCGCCCCGCCCGCGCCGCCGCTGGCGCCTGGCGGGCGGGTGCCAAGCTATATCGCCGATCACCGCGCCCGGCTGCGCGACCGCTTCATGCAGGGCGGGGCCGAGGCGATGCCGGATTACGAATTGCTGGAGCTGCTGCTGTTCCGCGCCATCCCGCGCCAGGACGTGAAGCCCCTGGCCCGGCGGCTGCTGGACCGGTTCGGCGATTTCAACCGGGTGATCTCGGCCCCGCCGGTCCGGCTGTCCGAGGTGGCGGGCGTCGGTCCGGCCGTGGTGCAGGAGCTGAAGATCGTCGCGGCCGCGGCGCAGCGTCTGGCGCGGTCGCGGGTGATCCAGCGCCCGGTGCTGACCAGCTGGGACGCGCTTCTGGACTATTGCCACACCGCCATGGCCCATGGCGAGATCGAGCAGTTCCGCGTGCTCTACCTGGACCGCAAGAACGTGCTGATCGCGGATGAGGAGCAGGCGCGCGGCACCGTCGATCATGTCCCGGTCTATCCGCGCGAAATCATGCGCCGCGCGCTGGAACTGACCGCGAGCGCACTGATCCTGGTGCACAACCATCCCTCGGGCGACCCGACGCCCTCGCAGGCCGACATCGCCATGACCGGCCGCATCGTGGCCGCGGCCGAGGTGATGGGAATCGCCGTGCATGACCATCTCATCATCGGCAAGTCGCGCGAGCTGAGCTTTCGCAGCGAGGGCCTGCTTTAG